From the Candidatus Rokuibacteriota bacterium genome, the window AAGACCGCCATCGACGCCATCAACGGCAAGGTCGAGGACCGTGCCGCGTTCCTCAATGCGATGCGGACCGTGCGCATCAACGCGCCCCGCGGGCCGGTCAGGCTGGACGAGTACGACAACCCGATCCAGAACGTCTACCTCTCGAAGATCCAGAAGATCAAGCACCCGGAGCTGGGCGAGGTGCTGACCAACGTACCGTTCAAGACGTACCCGGCGGTGTCCCAGTTCTGGAAGTTGACGCCGGAGGAGTTCCTGAAGCGAGGCCCGTACAAGCGGTAGCCCTCGCGGCGCCGGGGGACCTGACCGTCCCCCGGTGCCCCGTTTCCCTCGCACGATGACGACCAGCGCCGTCCTCCAGGCGATCAACGGCACCTCGCTCGCCGCGCTGCTGTTCCTGCTGGCCAGCGGCTTCACGCTCAGCTTCGGCCTCATGCGCGTGGTGAACATGGCCCACGGCGCCTACTACCTACTCGGCGGCTACATCGGGCTCTCCATCGCGGAGGCGACGGGGAGCTTCACGCTGGCCATCCTGGGCGGGGGCGCCAGCATCGTCGTGCTCGGCTACCTGATCGACCGCTTCCTGATCCGGTACACCGGTGAGAACCACCTGGCCCAGGTGCTGCTGACCGTCGGTGTCGCCTTCGTCATCGGGGACGTGGCGCTCAAGATCTGGGGCGGCGACTCGCTGAAGGTGCCGGTGCCGGTGTTCCTGCGCGGCGCCATCGAGCTGCCCGGGGGGCTCGTCTACCCCACCTACCGCTTCGTCCTCATCGTCTTCGGGC encodes:
- a CDS encoding branched-chain amino acid ABC transporter permease — its product is MTTSAVLQAINGTSLAALLFLLASGFTLSFGLMRVVNMAHGAYYLLGGYIGLSIAEATGSFTLAILGGGASIVVLGYLIDRFLIRYTGENHLAQVLLTVGVAFVIGDVALKIWGGDSLKVPVPVFLRGAIELPGGLVYPTYRFVLIVFGLAVAGALWLLYRKTQIGAVVRAGVDDREQVNATGINIDRLFIMVSALASFLAGMAGVVGGAFLTLYPGAEWEILIVALVVVIVGGLGSLEGAMIGALIVGLLDAYGRWLLPEFSYFVLFGPMAVLLLLRPRGLFGREA